A single region of the Vicia villosa cultivar HV-30 ecotype Madison, WI linkage group LG4, Vvil1.0, whole genome shotgun sequence genome encodes:
- the LOC131597839 gene encoding uncharacterized protein LOC131597839, producing MRPRDDSPPRSGLLILKSSSPAKNGRVMGFTTRSHSTVVVCNSGHFRILHLRKPEWSKFGVSYLIHTFGFSPQFASKLCSTYKVKFRTTQKPDSVLNFFRNHGFSEPQLRDLIAKGPYLLSCNPSKRVLPKFQFFLSKGASNSDIVKLVTKRPCVLSTSLKNQIIPTYELTYRFLQSDKDTIACAVHTPTLLSHRLVSHNIRMLIDNGVLDSSIARLLQRQTRSLDTPDMLKLVEELKDLGFNPSKAAFGTALAAKTTLTKTRWKEKVDAFKKWGWSDENVLDAFKGSLNLGWDALALTKDPLVFSTSLEKKIIPRAPIVQYLLKKGLRKTNASLTCPFVCPEKQFLDMCIKPFENESSYLLKLYEEKLNLA from the exons ATGAGACCTAGGGACGATTCCCCGCCTAGATCTGGCTTGCTCATTCTGAAGTCTAGCTCTCCTGCGAAGAACGGACGCGTGATGGGTTTCACTACTAGGTCTCATTCTACCGTCGTTGTTTGCAATTCTGGTCATTTTCGGATATTGCATCTTCGAAAACCAGAATGGTCCAAATTTGGAG TGTCCTACCTCATCCACACTTTCGGTTTCTCCCCACAATTTGCTTCCAAACTCTGCTCCACTTACAAAGTTAAATTCAGAACCACCCAAAAACCTGATTCAGTTCTCAACTTCTTTAGAAACCACGGTTTCTCAGAACCCCAATTACGTGATTTGATTGCAAAGGGACCCTATCTCCTTTCCTGCAACCCATCCAAAAGGGTCTTGCCAAAGTTTCAATTTTTTCTCTCCAAAGGTGCTTCTAACTCCGACATTGTTAAACTTGTCACTAAAAGACCATGTGTTTTGTCTACAAGCCTCAAGAATCAAATAATCCCAACCTATGAATTGACATATAGATTCCTTCAATCCGACAAGGACACTATTGCTTGTGCAGTTCACACTCCAACTTTACTTAGTCACCGTCTAGTGTCGCATAACATTAGAATGTTAATTGATAATGGAGTGCTAGACTCTAGCATTGCAAGATTGCTTCAGAGGCAAACTCGTTCGTTGGATACACCTGACATGTTGAAGCTGGTGGAGGAATTAAAAGATTTGGGTTTTAATCCTTCGAAAGCAGCCTTTGGTACAGCATTGGCTGCAAAAACAACATTAACCAAAACTCGGTGGAAAGAGAAAGTCGATGCCTTTAAGAAATGGGGCTGGTCGGATGAAAATGTTCTTGATGCATTTAAAGGCAGCCTAAAT TTGGGTTGGGATGCTCTTGCCCTTACCAAAGATCCATTAGTTTTTTCAACCAGTTTGGAAAAAAAGATCATTCCAAGGGCACCAATAGTGCAATATCTGCTGAAGAAAGGTTTGCGAAAAACAAATGCAAGTTTAACTTGTCCTTTTGTTTGTCCTGAGAAGCAGTTTCTTGACATGTGTATAAAACCTTTTGAGAATGAGTCTTCTTATCTTTTAAAGCTGTACGAGGAAAAACTCAATCTCGCATAG
- the LOC131597840 gene encoding uncharacterized protein LOC131597840: protein MFNFNRTLIYLKTLTPLSPNPNPLLHRYPSLFSLRFCTDSTSFAASYLTHTFGFSPQLASKLCSTHRLQFKTSQKPDTVLNLFKNHGFSDSQLGNMIAKVPGLLSCNPSKRILPKLQFLLSKATSNSDIVNLISENPRLLSPSLKNHIVPTYELVYRFLQSDKNVIAGVIHNPDLLCDHVVPRNITMLIENGVSDSNIARLIRIRGRMFKARDTPKFVEEVKNLGFNPSKFIFSIALMAKTMVSKALWEEKVETFKKWGWSDEDAFEAFIKKPHCMLTSVDKINVVMSFWVNQLGWDAMAIAKTPYILTLSLEKRIIPRGAVMQFLLDKGLRNKSASLTCPFVVSEKMFLDMFIKRFKNESSFLLKLYEEKLINPAYTRDDKTCMP from the coding sequence ATGTTCAACTTCAATAGAACCCTAATCTACCTCAAAACCTTAACACCATTATCTCCAAACCCTAATCCTCTTCTCCACCGCTATCCGTCACTATTTTCCCTTCGTTTCTGCACCGATTCAACCTCATTTGCTGCCTCCTATCTCACCCACACTTTCGGTTTCTCCCCACAACTTGCTTCCAAACTTTGCTCCACCCACCGTCTCCAGTTCAAAACCTCCCAAAAACCTGACACTGTTCTCAACCTCTTCAAAAACCACGGTTTCTCAGACTCCCAACTTGGCAATATGATTGCCAAGGTACCTGGCTTACTTTCCTGCAACCCCTCCAAAAGGATCTTACCAAAGTTACAATTTTTACTCTCCAAAGCTACTTCTAACTCCGACATTGTTAACCTTATCAGTGAGAACCCTAGACTCTTGTCTCCTAGCTTGAAGAATCATATAGTCCCAACCTATGAATTGGTTTACAGATTCTTGCAATCAGACAAGAATGTTATTGCTGGTGTGATTCATAATCCAGATTTACTCTGTGATCATGTTGTGCCGCGGAACATTACAATGCTGATTGAGAATGGAGTGTCGGACTCTAACATTGCAAGATTGATTCGGATTCGGGGTCGAATGTTCAAGGCGCGCGACACGCCCAAGTTTGTGGAGGAAGTGAAGAATTTGGGGTTTAATCCTTCGAAATTTATTTTCTCGATAGCGTTGATGGCCAAAACAATGGTGAGCAAAGCCTTGTGGGAGGAAAAAGTTGAAACCTTTAAGAAGTGGGGTTGGTCGGATGAAGATGCTTTTGAAGCGTTTATAAAGAAACCTCATTGTATGTTAACATCTGTTGATAAAATAAATGTAGTGATGAGCTTTTGGGTGAATCAGTTGGGTTGGGATGCTATGGCTATTGCAAAAACGCCTTATATTTTAACATTGAGTTTGGAAAAAAGGATCATTCCGAGGGGTGCTGTTATGCAATTTCTTCTCGATAAAGGTTTGAGAAATAAGAGTGCAAGCTTAACTTGTCCATTTGTAGTGTCGGAGAAGATGTTTCTGGATATGTTTATAAAACGTTTTAAGAACGAGTCTTCTTTTCTATTAAAGTTGTATGAGGAAAAACTCATCAATCCTGCGTACACTAGGGATGATAAGACATGCATGCCGTAA